The Pogona vitticeps strain Pit_001003342236 chromosome 6, PviZW2.1, whole genome shotgun sequence genome contains a region encoding:
- the JMJD4 gene encoding 2-oxoglutarate and iron-dependent oxygenase JMJD4 isoform X1: protein MDRDTFAYSTKFFRDYSGPTRGASCQSHEHVDYIEKPEVFTYADFFKDYLIPNDPCVFSAKFTEGWGSRRKWVTPDGKPNFEYLLRTFGEAVVPVANCDVKEYNSNPKEHLKLKEYINYWKEHIKKGYRSPRGCLYLKDWHLHRAFPEQDVYTIPVYFSSDWLNEYWDAIAVDDYRFVYMGPKGSWTPFHADVFRSYSWSANICGKKKWLVFPPGQEEFLRDRHGHLPFDITSPELKKGSLYPRYAQSSPPVEIIQEAGEIIFIPSGWHHQVYNLEDTISINHNWVNGCNVAIMWSFLQDELAAVQREIREWKDSMEDWHLQCQVLMKSYTGIDYKEFYNFLKIIAENRIFVLENHHSEEDASKHSYRAAISGLGMLHAVFDLKRTAKVLTSLNANEEFKKLNPETLSPPPSALLHRLKAAIDTALL from the exons ATGGACAGGGACACTTTTGCTTACTCCACTAAGTTTTTTCGTGACTATAGTGGCCCAACTCGGGGTGCAAGCTGCCAGAGTCACGAACATGTTGACTACATTGAAAAACCGGAAGTGTTCACTTACGCAGACTTCTTTAAGGATTACTTGATCCCCAATGACCCCTGTGTTTTCTCAGCAAAATTCACGGAGGGCTGGGGCAGCAGGAGAAAATGGGTGACTCCAGATGGGAAGCCTAACTTTGAATATCTCCTGCGGACATTTG GGGAGGCTGTAGTACCTGTTGCCAACTGTGATGTCAAGGAATACAATTCTAACCCAAAGGAACATCTTAAACTCAAGGAGTACATAAATTACTGGAAAGAACACATTAAAAAAGGCTATCGATCACCCCGGGGCTGCCTTTACCTCAAGGATTGGCATCTGCACAG GGCCTTCCCAGAGCAAGATGTTTATACCATTCCTGTCTATTTCTCATCTGACTGGCTGAACGAATACTGGGATGCCATAGCAGTGGATGATTATCGTTTTGTTTACATGGGACCTAAAGGTTCATG GACACCATTTCATGCCGATGTCTTCCGCTCATACAGTTGGTCAGCCAATATCTGTGGAAAAAAGAAATGGCTGGTCTTCCCTCCGGGACAGGAGGAGTTCCTGCGAGACCGCCATGGCCACTTGCCGTTTGACATCACCTCCCCGGAGCTGAAGAAGGGCAGCCTTTACCCCCGCTATGCCCAGAGTAGCCCTCCGGTTGAAATCATACAGGAAGCTGGCGAGATCATCTTCATCCCAAGTGGCTGGCACCATCAGGTTTACAATCTG GAAGACACTATTTCCATCAACCACAACTGGGTGAACGGGTGCAACGTGGCCATCATGTGGAGCTTCCTCCAGGATGAGCTCGCTGCTGTCCAGCGGGAGATCAGAGAATGGAAAGACAGCATGGAGGATTGGCATCTACAGTGCCAG GTATTGATGAAGTCTTACACAGGCATTGACTACAAGGAGTTCTACAACTTCCTCAAGATCATTGCGGAAAATCGGATTTTTGTCCTTGAAAACCACCATTCTGAGGAAGATGCCTCAAAGCACTCCTACAGAGCTGCTATCTCTGGCTTGGGGATGCTGCACGCAGTCTTTGATTTGAAAAGAACTGCAAAGGTCTTGACCTCTCTAAATGCCAATGAAGAATTCAAGAAACTGAACCCTGAAACCCTCTCCCCTCCACCTTCGGCGCTCTTGCACCGCCTGAAAGCAGCCATAGACACAGCCCTCCTCTAG
- the JMJD4 gene encoding 2-oxoglutarate and iron-dependent oxygenase JMJD4 isoform X2 — MGSLTLNISCGHLGISCFPKWAQRVYITGEAVVPVANCDVKEYNSNPKEHLKLKEYINYWKEHIKKGYRSPRGCLYLKDWHLHRAFPEQDVYTIPVYFSSDWLNEYWDAIAVDDYRFVYMGPKGSWTPFHADVFRSYSWSANICGKKKWLVFPPGQEEFLRDRHGHLPFDITSPELKKGSLYPRYAQSSPPVEIIQEAGEIIFIPSGWHHQVYNLEDTISINHNWVNGCNVAIMWSFLQDELAAVQREIREWKDSMEDWHLQCQVLMKSYTGIDYKEFYNFLKIIAENRIFVLENHHSEEDASKHSYRAAISGLGMLHAVFDLKRTAKVLTSLNANEEFKKLNPETLSPPPSALLHRLKAAIDTALL; from the exons ATGGGAAGCCTAACTTTGAATATCTCCTGCGGACATTTG GGCATCAGTTGTTTTCCCAAGTGGGCTCAAAGAGTTTATATTACAGGGGAGGCTGTAGTACCTGTTGCCAACTGTGATGTCAAGGAATACAATTCTAACCCAAAGGAACATCTTAAACTCAAGGAGTACATAAATTACTGGAAAGAACACATTAAAAAAGGCTATCGATCACCCCGGGGCTGCCTTTACCTCAAGGATTGGCATCTGCACAG GGCCTTCCCAGAGCAAGATGTTTATACCATTCCTGTCTATTTCTCATCTGACTGGCTGAACGAATACTGGGATGCCATAGCAGTGGATGATTATCGTTTTGTTTACATGGGACCTAAAGGTTCATG GACACCATTTCATGCCGATGTCTTCCGCTCATACAGTTGGTCAGCCAATATCTGTGGAAAAAAGAAATGGCTGGTCTTCCCTCCGGGACAGGAGGAGTTCCTGCGAGACCGCCATGGCCACTTGCCGTTTGACATCACCTCCCCGGAGCTGAAGAAGGGCAGCCTTTACCCCCGCTATGCCCAGAGTAGCCCTCCGGTTGAAATCATACAGGAAGCTGGCGAGATCATCTTCATCCCAAGTGGCTGGCACCATCAGGTTTACAATCTG GAAGACACTATTTCCATCAACCACAACTGGGTGAACGGGTGCAACGTGGCCATCATGTGGAGCTTCCTCCAGGATGAGCTCGCTGCTGTCCAGCGGGAGATCAGAGAATGGAAAGACAGCATGGAGGATTGGCATCTACAGTGCCAG GTATTGATGAAGTCTTACACAGGCATTGACTACAAGGAGTTCTACAACTTCCTCAAGATCATTGCGGAAAATCGGATTTTTGTCCTTGAAAACCACCATTCTGAGGAAGATGCCTCAAAGCACTCCTACAGAGCTGCTATCTCTGGCTTGGGGATGCTGCACGCAGTCTTTGATTTGAAAAGAACTGCAAAGGTCTTGACCTCTCTAAATGCCAATGAAGAATTCAAGAAACTGAACCCTGAAACCCTCTCCCCTCCACCTTCGGCGCTCTTGCACCGCCTGAAAGCAGCCATAGACACAGCCCTCCTCTAG